In Microbacterium sp. AB, a single genomic region encodes these proteins:
- a CDS encoding DUF1361 domain-containing protein — translation MAVFVACVSVVLLNVYAGVLVLLRSWVYGVRLYRPMLLNIALSFVPVLGAIVAVAGLFGLPALLSLTSVRPGIASAAIWVYLIAGTCVWVLFFPNAIYLITELNFSHRRDDDPVPLWYDIVQTLTLTLSGIANAVLSLAVVQTAFVLLIDPDSSDAVPASSWAFAGVIIVLGAVGVYLGRYLRFNSWDARHPASLLRKLGSHLRQRGKALEAGGFVLTHAVLIGLVYAPVYGLGYRALVAG, via the coding sequence GTGGCCGTCTTCGTCGCGTGCGTCTCCGTCGTCCTCCTGAACGTCTACGCGGGCGTCCTCGTCCTGCTGCGCTCCTGGGTGTACGGCGTCCGGCTGTACCGGCCGATGCTGCTGAACATCGCGCTGTCGTTCGTGCCGGTCCTCGGCGCCATCGTGGCCGTCGCGGGGCTCTTCGGGCTCCCGGCCCTGCTCTCGCTCACGTCCGTGCGGCCGGGCATCGCATCCGCCGCCATCTGGGTCTACCTCATCGCCGGCACGTGCGTGTGGGTGCTGTTCTTCCCGAACGCCATCTACCTCATCACCGAGCTGAACTTCAGCCATCGACGCGACGACGATCCCGTGCCGCTCTGGTACGACATCGTGCAGACGCTGACGCTCACCCTCTCCGGCATCGCGAACGCCGTGCTGAGCCTCGCCGTCGTCCAGACGGCCTTCGTCCTGCTCATCGACCCCGACAGCTCGGACGCCGTCCCCGCGTCGAGCTGGGCCTTCGCGGGCGTCATCATCGTCCTCGGGGCGGTCGGCGTCTACCTCGGCCGGTACCTCCGCTTCAACAGCTGGGACGCCCGCCACCCCGCATCCCTCCTCCGCAAGCTCGGCTCGCACCTGCGTCAGCGGGGGAAGGCGCTCGAGGCGGGCGGCTTCGTGCTCACCCACGCCGTGCTCATCGGCCTCGTCTACGCGCCCGTCTACGGGCTCGGCTACCGGGCGCTCGTCGCCGGCTGA
- a CDS encoding DUF817 domain-containing protein yields MSRRAFTPVEQRIDAWAHRRLDALSGGGPLRRALVEFAVFALKQAWACIFGAAMLAAIVAARLWYPDDAVVARTDALVVAAVVIQALMLVFRLESGRELWVIVLFHVVGTAMEIFKTDVGSWSYEGDGVLRIAAVPLYTGFMYAAVGSYMVRVFRLFELRFDRYPPLWATAVVAAAIYANFFAHHFLPDARWVLLALVVVLYARCTMHFRNHRTRPWRRMPVLVAFVGVAFFIWIAENVGTAAGAWIYPDQADGWQLVSLSKLVSWLLLMIISVVLVTFVYRPQPPERPALA; encoded by the coding sequence ATGTCGCGTCGCGCCTTCACCCCGGTCGAGCAGCGGATCGACGCCTGGGCGCATCGTCGTCTCGACGCGCTGTCCGGCGGCGGCCCCCTCCGCCGGGCGCTCGTGGAGTTCGCGGTCTTCGCGCTCAAGCAGGCGTGGGCGTGCATCTTCGGCGCCGCGATGCTCGCGGCGATCGTCGCGGCACGCCTGTGGTATCCCGACGACGCGGTCGTCGCCCGCACCGACGCGCTCGTCGTCGCGGCCGTCGTCATCCAGGCGCTCATGCTCGTGTTCCGCCTGGAGAGCGGGCGGGAGCTGTGGGTCATCGTGCTGTTCCACGTGGTGGGGACGGCGATGGAGATCTTCAAGACCGACGTCGGATCCTGGAGCTACGAGGGCGACGGCGTGCTGCGCATCGCGGCCGTGCCGCTCTACACGGGCTTCATGTACGCCGCGGTCGGCTCGTACATGGTGCGGGTGTTCCGGCTGTTCGAGCTGCGCTTCGACCGGTACCCGCCGCTGTGGGCGACGGCGGTCGTGGCCGCGGCGATCTATGCGAACTTCTTCGCGCACCACTTCCTGCCCGACGCACGATGGGTGCTCCTCGCGCTCGTGGTCGTGCTCTACGCGCGCTGCACGATGCACTTCCGGAACCACAGGACGCGGCCGTGGCGGCGGATGCCCGTGCTCGTCGCCTTCGTCGGGGTGGCGTTCTTCATCTGGATCGCGGAGAACGTCGGCACGGCCGCCGGCGCGTGGATCTACCCGGACCAGGCCGACGGATGGCAGCTCGTGTCGCTGTCGAAGCTCGTCTCCTGGCTGCTGCTCATGATCATCTCGGTCGTGCTCGTGACGTTCGTCTACCGCCCGCAGCCGCCCGAGCGTCCCGCCCTCGCGTGA
- a CDS encoding NADP-dependent isocitrate dehydrogenase — MSKIIYTHTDEAPLLATYSLLPIIAGFASKAGVEFETRDISLAGRIIAQFPERLTDEQRVGDALAELGELANEPSANIIKLPNVSASVPQLKAAIAELQALGYDVPDLPEDPRTDDEKEVAARYDRVKGSAVNPVLRQGNSDRRAPGAVKAYAKAHPHRMGVWSADSKTNVATMGHDDFFANEKSFVSPADDVLRIEHIAEDGAVTVLKAKLPVLAGEIVDATFLSARALDAFLADAIDRAKAEGVLFSAHLKATMMKVSDPIIFGHIVKTYFAPVFARYGADLEAAGLSANDGLGAILAGLDALENGAEIRAAFDEGLAEGPALAMVNSDKGITNLHVPSDVIVDASMPAMIRGGGHMWGPDGQEHDTLAVIPDSSYAGVYQAAIDDCRAHGALDPTTMGSVPNVGLMAQKAEEYGSHDKTFEIAAAGTVNVVNGAGDVVLSHEVEQGDVWRACQTKDAPVRDWVKLAVTRARLSGTPAVFWLDETRAHDANVIAKVNAYLPDHDTTGLDIRILPPAEATAFSLERIRQGLDTISVTGNVLRDYNTDLFPILEVGTSAKMLSIVPLMAGGGLFETGAGGSAPKHVQQLVEEDYLRWDSLGEFFALAASLEHLAQTTGNAQAQVLADTLDAATGTFLDEDRSPGRKLGTIDNRGSHFYLALYWARELATQTEDAALAAAFAPLAERLAADERTIVDELVAVQGKPADIGGYYRPDAAKATAVMRPSATLNAAIDAL, encoded by the coding sequence ATGTCAAAGATCATCTACACCCACACCGACGAGGCGCCGCTGCTGGCGACGTACTCGCTGCTGCCGATCATCGCGGGCTTCGCGTCGAAGGCCGGTGTGGAGTTCGAGACCCGCGACATCTCGCTCGCCGGTCGCATCATCGCCCAGTTCCCCGAGCGCCTCACCGACGAGCAGCGTGTCGGCGACGCCCTGGCCGAGCTCGGCGAGCTCGCGAACGAGCCGAGCGCGAACATCATCAAGCTCCCCAACGTCTCGGCATCGGTGCCGCAGCTGAAGGCGGCCATCGCCGAGCTCCAGGCGCTCGGCTACGACGTGCCCGACCTGCCGGAGGACCCGCGCACCGACGACGAGAAGGAGGTCGCCGCGCGCTACGACAGGGTCAAGGGCTCCGCGGTCAACCCCGTGCTCCGCCAGGGCAACTCCGACCGCCGCGCCCCCGGCGCCGTGAAGGCGTACGCGAAGGCGCACCCGCACCGCATGGGGGTCTGGTCGGCCGACTCGAAGACGAACGTCGCCACGATGGGCCACGACGACTTCTTCGCGAACGAGAAGTCGTTCGTCTCCCCCGCCGACGACGTGCTGCGCATCGAGCACATCGCCGAGGACGGCGCCGTCACGGTGCTCAAGGCGAAGCTCCCCGTCCTCGCCGGAGAGATCGTTGACGCGACGTTCCTGAGCGCCAGGGCGCTCGACGCGTTCCTCGCCGACGCCATCGACCGCGCCAAGGCCGAGGGCGTGCTCTTCTCGGCCCACCTCAAGGCGACGATGATGAAGGTGTCCGACCCGATCATCTTCGGCCACATCGTCAAGACATACTTCGCGCCCGTGTTCGCTCGGTACGGGGCCGACCTCGAGGCCGCGGGCCTCTCGGCGAACGACGGCCTCGGGGCGATCCTGGCGGGACTGGACGCGCTCGAGAACGGCGCGGAGATCAGGGCGGCCTTCGACGAGGGGCTCGCCGAGGGGCCGGCCCTCGCGATGGTCAACAGCGACAAGGGCATCACGAACCTGCACGTGCCCAGCGACGTCATCGTCGACGCCTCGATGCCCGCCATGATCCGCGGCGGGGGGCACATGTGGGGTCCCGACGGCCAGGAGCACGACACGCTCGCCGTCATCCCCGACTCGTCCTACGCGGGCGTGTACCAGGCCGCGATCGACGACTGCCGTGCCCACGGCGCGCTCGACCCGACCACGATGGGGAGCGTCCCCAACGTCGGCCTCATGGCGCAGAAGGCCGAGGAGTACGGCTCCCACGACAAGACGTTCGAGATCGCCGCGGCGGGCACCGTCAACGTCGTGAACGGCGCGGGCGACGTCGTGCTCTCGCACGAGGTCGAGCAGGGCGACGTGTGGCGCGCGTGCCAGACGAAGGACGCCCCCGTCCGCGACTGGGTGAAGCTCGCCGTCACGCGCGCCCGCCTCTCGGGCACGCCTGCCGTGTTCTGGCTCGACGAGACCCGAGCCCACGACGCCAACGTCATCGCCAAGGTGAACGCGTACCTGCCCGACCACGACACGACCGGCCTCGACATCCGCATCCTGCCGCCGGCCGAGGCGACGGCCTTCTCGCTCGAGCGCATCCGGCAGGGGCTCGACACGATCTCGGTCACCGGCAACGTGCTCCGCGACTACAACACCGACCTCTTCCCCATCCTCGAGGTGGGGACGTCGGCGAAGATGCTCTCGATCGTCCCGCTCATGGCGGGCGGAGGCCTGTTCGAGACGGGCGCGGGAGGGTCCGCTCCCAAGCACGTCCAGCAGCTCGTCGAGGAGGACTACCTCCGCTGGGACTCGCTGGGCGAGTTCTTCGCGCTCGCGGCGTCCCTCGAGCACCTCGCCCAGACGACCGGCAACGCCCAGGCCCAGGTGCTCGCCGACACGCTCGACGCGGCCACGGGGACCTTCCTCGACGAGGACCGCTCCCCCGGCCGGAAGCTCGGCACGATCGACAACCGCGGCTCGCACTTCTACCTCGCCCTCTACTGGGCGCGGGAGCTCGCGACGCAGACCGAGGACGCCGCTCTCGCCGCGGCCTTCGCGCCGCTCGCGGAGAGGCTCGCGGCGGACGAGCGGACCATCGTCGACGAGCTGGTCGCCGTGCAGGGCAAGCCCGCCGACATCGGCGGCTACTACCGCCCCGATGCGGCCAAGGCGACCGCCGTCATGCGCCCCTCCGCGACGCTCAACGCGGCGATCGACGCGCTCTAG
- the hrpA gene encoding ATP-dependent RNA helicase HrpA, protein MPEPVISYPPELPVSAARDEIAAAVRDHQVVIVAGATGSGKTTQLPKIALELGRTSIAHTQPRRLAARTIAERVAEELRVELGGLVGYKVRFTDQVSASTRIALMTDGILLNEIHRDRKLSRYDTIIVDEAHERSLNVDFLLGYLKRLLPERPDLRVVITSATIDPASFARHFAEADGTPAPVIEVSGRTFPVEVRYRPRLAETQAAGDGDTTQERRGRLAGRDAGSRGSSPDGDADLLHSAADGEEAPAADIDERPYDAEDDVASIVQALRELEREAPGDVLVFLPGEAEIRDAADAVRGAFRSRTAPTEVLPLYGRLSSAEQHRVFERSSVAGLRRRVVLATNVAETSLTVPGIKYVIDTGTARISRYSNRAKVQRLPVEAVSQASAQQRSGRAGRTSAGIAIRLYAHDDFERRPAFTEPEILRTSLASVILQMLSLGFGDISEFPFLTPPDARGVRAALDLLVELGAVHPTRDGGRPQLTRIGRDIARLPIDPRFARMLVEARRNGAQREVLAIVAGLSIQDVRERPEEQREQADGAHARFADPTSDFLTLLNLWDHLQEQQRELGSSAFRRLCRSEFLNYVRVREWFDVHRQLQGLTRDLGRREDAGRDGGGAAGPDAVHRSLLAGLLSQIGVLDERERQKDPRARGAEYRGARGVRFSVFPGSVLRKRRPQAVMAAELLETSRLFARTAAAIDPAWAEALAGDLAKRQVSEPHWSKDSGSAVAYEKVTLYGVEIVPRRRILFSRVDPAAARELFLQHALVEGEWDPSVLPQQVTAFLRQNAELRRRLERLEDRERRRDILAGDEAVYAFYDARIPADVADVRSFEAWWRDARERSPKLLTMREEDLVDGAATTDARDFPTRWTQGDQTLNLAYRFEPGAPDDGVTVVVPLPLLASLRPDGFDWQVPGFRDELVTALLKALPKAIRRHVVPAADWAARLSEELADGGPESHDGLPASPLLDALARLVQRAASQPVTAADFDLDRVPSHLRMSFRAVDGRGREVGSDRDLGALQRRLAERTRDSVARQLAKGESRGRGKDAVTDVAAATGVAAPALEQSGLTDWTFGALPEVVDTRVAGGVVRGHPALVDEGQTVALRVEATAETAVRVTRKGLRRLVLLQVPSPVSYVQEHLTANEKLALAASPYASAKALIEDCRAAVADAVLARHGIVRDRAAFERLREEVSRGSVDDVFSCVSLVARILTSAREVERAMKGATSMALLGALNDVRGQLAGLVHRGFVAETGLDRLAHLPRYLEGARIRLGALPDNPGRDRAWMTEYERARAAFDEAGGAVPLPEDAPESLVRARWLLEELRVSLFAQRLGTAEPVSLQRVTKALKG, encoded by the coding sequence ATGCCCGAACCCGTCATCTCCTACCCGCCCGAGCTGCCGGTCAGCGCGGCGCGCGACGAGATCGCCGCGGCCGTCCGCGACCACCAGGTCGTCATCGTCGCGGGGGCGACGGGCTCCGGGAAGACGACGCAGCTGCCGAAAATCGCCCTCGAGCTCGGGCGGACGTCGATCGCGCACACCCAGCCGCGCCGGCTCGCCGCCCGGACGATCGCCGAGCGCGTGGCCGAGGAGCTGCGGGTCGAGCTCGGCGGGCTCGTCGGCTACAAGGTGCGCTTCACCGACCAGGTGTCGGCGTCCACGCGCATCGCACTCATGACCGACGGCATCCTCCTGAACGAGATCCATCGCGACCGGAAGCTGTCGCGCTACGACACGATCATCGTCGACGAGGCCCACGAGCGCTCCCTCAACGTCGACTTCCTGCTCGGCTACCTCAAGCGACTGCTGCCCGAGCGGCCGGACCTCAGGGTCGTCATCACCTCGGCGACGATCGACCCCGCCTCGTTCGCGCGGCACTTCGCCGAGGCAGACGGCACGCCGGCCCCCGTGATCGAGGTGTCGGGACGCACGTTCCCCGTCGAGGTCCGGTACCGTCCTCGCCTCGCGGAGACCCAGGCCGCGGGCGACGGCGACACGACGCAGGAGAGACGCGGCCGCCTCGCCGGAAGAGACGCGGGATCACGCGGGTCCTCGCCCGACGGCGACGCGGATCTCCTGCATTCGGCCGCCGACGGCGAGGAGGCCCCCGCCGCCGACATCGACGAGCGCCCCTACGACGCCGAGGACGACGTGGCGTCGATCGTGCAGGCGCTGCGGGAGCTCGAGCGCGAGGCGCCGGGCGACGTGCTCGTCTTCCTGCCGGGCGAGGCCGAGATCCGCGACGCGGCCGACGCCGTGCGCGGGGCGTTCCGCAGCCGGACGGCTCCCACGGAGGTGCTCCCCCTCTACGGCCGGCTGAGCTCCGCCGAGCAGCATCGCGTCTTCGAGCGCTCATCCGTCGCGGGGCTGAGACGTCGCGTCGTCCTCGCGACGAACGTCGCCGAGACGTCGCTCACGGTCCCCGGCATCAAGTACGTCATCGACACCGGAACGGCGCGCATCTCCCGCTACAGCAACCGCGCCAAGGTGCAGCGGCTGCCCGTCGAGGCGGTGTCGCAGGCCTCCGCCCAGCAGCGCTCCGGGCGCGCGGGGCGCACGAGCGCGGGCATCGCCATCCGCCTCTATGCTCACGACGACTTCGAGAGGCGCCCCGCGTTCACCGAGCCGGAGATCCTCCGCACGAGCCTCGCGTCGGTCATCCTGCAGATGCTCTCGCTCGGCTTCGGCGACATCTCCGAGTTCCCCTTCCTCACGCCTCCCGACGCGCGAGGCGTCCGCGCGGCGCTCGACCTGCTCGTCGAGCTCGGGGCCGTGCACCCCACGCGCGACGGCGGGCGGCCGCAGCTCACGCGCATCGGCCGCGACATCGCCCGGCTCCCGATCGACCCGCGGTTCGCCCGGATGCTCGTGGAGGCCCGGCGCAACGGCGCGCAACGCGAGGTGCTCGCGATCGTCGCGGGGCTGTCGATCCAGGACGTCCGCGAGCGCCCGGAGGAACAGCGCGAGCAGGCCGACGGGGCGCACGCGCGCTTCGCCGATCCGACGAGCGACTTCCTCACGCTCCTGAACCTCTGGGACCACCTGCAGGAGCAGCAGCGAGAGCTCGGGTCGAGCGCCTTCCGCCGGCTGTGCCGCTCCGAGTTCCTCAACTACGTCCGCGTGCGGGAGTGGTTCGACGTCCACCGGCAGCTGCAGGGGCTCACGCGCGACCTCGGCAGGCGGGAGGACGCAGGCCGGGACGGCGGGGGCGCGGCCGGTCCGGACGCCGTGCACCGCTCGCTGCTGGCCGGCCTGCTGTCGCAGATCGGCGTCCTCGACGAGCGCGAGAGGCAGAAGGACCCCAGGGCGCGCGGCGCGGAGTACCGCGGCGCCCGCGGCGTCCGGTTCTCGGTGTTCCCCGGATCGGTGCTCCGCAAGCGGCGCCCGCAGGCGGTCATGGCCGCCGAGCTCCTCGAGACGTCGCGCCTCTTCGCGCGCACCGCGGCGGCCATCGACCCGGCGTGGGCGGAGGCGCTCGCGGGAGACCTCGCCAAGAGGCAGGTGTCGGAGCCGCACTGGTCGAAGGACTCAGGGTCCGCGGTCGCGTACGAGAAGGTCACCCTCTACGGCGTGGAGATCGTGCCGCGGCGGCGCATCCTCTTCTCCCGGGTCGACCCCGCTGCGGCGCGGGAGCTGTTCCTGCAGCACGCGCTCGTCGAGGGAGAGTGGGATCCGTCGGTCCTCCCGCAGCAGGTCACGGCGTTCCTGCGTCAGAACGCCGAGCTCCGCCGCCGGCTCGAGCGGCTGGAGGACCGCGAGCGCCGGCGCGACATCCTCGCCGGCGACGAGGCGGTCTACGCGTTCTACGACGCGCGCATCCCGGCCGACGTCGCCGACGTTCGCTCGTTCGAGGCATGGTGGCGGGACGCCCGCGAGCGCTCTCCGAAGCTCCTCACGATGCGCGAGGAGGACCTCGTCGACGGCGCCGCCACCACCGACGCGCGCGACTTCCCGACGCGCTGGACGCAGGGCGACCAGACGCTGAACCTCGCATACCGCTTCGAGCCCGGAGCTCCGGACGACGGCGTGACGGTCGTCGTGCCGCTGCCGCTCCTCGCGTCGCTGCGCCCCGACGGCTTCGACTGGCAGGTGCCCGGCTTCCGCGACGAGCTCGTGACCGCGCTCCTCAAGGCACTCCCCAAGGCCATCCGCCGCCACGTCGTGCCCGCGGCCGACTGGGCCGCGAGGCTCTCCGAGGAGCTCGCGGACGGCGGTCCGGAGTCCCATGACGGGCTCCCCGCGTCGCCGCTCCTCGACGCGCTCGCGCGCCTCGTGCAGCGCGCCGCGAGCCAGCCGGTGACCGCAGCGGACTTCGACCTCGATCGCGTGCCGTCGCACCTGCGGATGTCGTTCCGCGCGGTGGACGGCCGTGGCCGGGAGGTCGGATCCGATCGCGATCTCGGAGCACTGCAACGGCGGCTCGCGGAGCGCACACGGGACAGCGTCGCCCGGCAGCTCGCGAAGGGCGAGTCGCGCGGCCGCGGGAAGGACGCCGTGACGGATGTCGCGGCGGCCACGGGCGTCGCGGCTCCCGCGCTCGAGCAGTCGGGTCTCACGGACTGGACGTTCGGCGCGCTGCCCGAGGTCGTCGACACGCGCGTCGCGGGCGGCGTCGTGCGCGGCCATCCCGCGCTCGTCGACGAGGGGCAGACGGTCGCGCTGCGCGTCGAGGCGACGGCGGAGACGGCCGTGCGCGTCACCCGGAAGGGCCTGCGCAGGCTCGTGCTGCTGCAGGTGCCGTCGCCCGTGTCGTACGTCCAGGAGCATCTCACGGCCAACGAGAAGCTCGCTCTGGCCGCCTCGCCCTATGCGTCGGCGAAGGCGCTCATCGAGGACTGCCGCGCGGCCGTCGCCGACGCCGTGCTCGCCCGTCACGGGATCGTCCGAGACCGCGCCGCGTTCGAGCGGCTGCGCGAGGAGGTCTCGCGCGGCTCGGTCGACGACGTGTTCTCGTGCGTCTCGCTCGTGGCGCGCATCCTCACGAGCGCGCGCGAGGTCGAGCGGGCGATGAAGGGAGCGACCTCGATGGCGCTCCTCGGCGCGCTGAACGACGTGCGGGGCCAGCTGGCCGGGCTCGTCCACCGCGGGTTCGTGGCCGAGACGGGCCTCGATCGCCTCGCGCACCTGCCCCGCTACCTGGAGGGGGCGCGCATCCGGCTCGGGGCGCTGCCCGACAACCCCGGCAGGGACAGGGCGTGGATGACCGAGTACGAGCGCGCCCGCGCCGCGTTCGACGAGGCCGGCGGCGCCGTCCCCCTGCCCGAGGACGCCCCCGAGAGCCTCGTGCGCGCCCGCTGGCTGCTGGAGGAGCTCCGCGTGAGCCTCTTCGCGCAGCGCCTCGGGACCGCGGAGCCCGTCTCGCTGCAGCGCGTGACGAAGGCGCTGAAAGGCTAG
- a CDS encoding glycoside hydrolase domain-containing protein, with protein MKLEDVDPFIGTQPTALPEPHGLAATWWWPKPQIGNTHPGATFPLGMVSACSYSGAYPTGYGEYGLTTEGVPPRMRERPVASGVTHFQQSGTGAIRKYYNYVRVTPMLGSLDALGERWDIADEVASPGSYAFTLDGGVRCEVTVGPKSAVHRYTFPKHRDARLVIDLSLGGLDIPYGATIPLRAHLESTGPGEAEGEIVVEGTPLAMHIETDAAGWRQLLWYDRRLMPGGKRLDFDAIRPTTLRPFGLMWAGPTTEGQTIELRIGFSLRGVEQAARNLRADCPAGTGFDGRRAASELAWAEHLGAVRLGDGPEEPTPAEADGRRTVFGTALYHSLVKPSLAVDESPFWPSKGPFVFDLCTMWDIYRTQLPLLTLLRPDRAVELGNALITICEEEGNFPIGYRMAKGSDRFSRQASALAHTFLADLCQAGFDGIDWEWALVHMLSDLRRTYGEDFLAHGRTEPVTHTLDIAFGYWCTAQVAASVGDGKVRDECLALAGRWPGAFDRETGLLRDSTFYEGTKHNYSYRLLHDMAGRIALAGGDDAFAGLLDGFFGFGAAPVRQPGVRPGDVEMEGGYALGRFEGLNNEPDMDAPWAYTYAGRPDRTAEVVHAVLHQMFGTGPGGLPGNDDSGGLSSWVVWASLGMFPVAGQDLVLLNAPAWPEARVATGGDREIVVQTSGFRRVGRDTAPQYVRSMRWNGAQRDAAWLSGAQLREGGVLEVELADEPGDWARDQRPPSHPHEAVPSSRSLE; from the coding sequence GTGAAGCTCGAAGACGTCGATCCGTTCATCGGGACCCAGCCGACCGCCCTGCCGGAGCCGCACGGGCTCGCCGCCACGTGGTGGTGGCCCAAGCCGCAGATCGGCAACACCCATCCGGGCGCGACGTTCCCCCTCGGGATGGTCTCCGCGTGCTCCTACTCGGGCGCGTACCCCACGGGCTACGGCGAGTACGGCCTGACGACGGAGGGCGTTCCGCCGCGGATGCGGGAGCGTCCCGTCGCCAGCGGCGTCACGCACTTCCAGCAGAGCGGCACGGGCGCCATCCGCAAGTACTACAACTATGTGCGCGTGACGCCGATGCTCGGCTCGCTCGACGCGCTGGGCGAGCGGTGGGACATCGCCGACGAGGTCGCCTCTCCCGGCTCCTACGCCTTCACGCTCGACGGCGGCGTCCGCTGCGAGGTGACGGTCGGGCCCAAGAGCGCCGTGCACCGGTACACGTTCCCGAAGCACCGCGACGCCCGCCTCGTCATCGACCTGTCGCTCGGCGGCCTCGACATCCCCTACGGCGCGACGATCCCGTTGCGCGCCCACCTGGAGTCCACGGGCCCGGGGGAGGCGGAGGGCGAGATCGTCGTGGAGGGGACGCCCCTGGCGATGCACATCGAGACGGACGCCGCGGGCTGGCGTCAGCTCCTCTGGTACGACAGGCGCCTCATGCCGGGCGGGAAGCGCCTCGACTTCGACGCCATCCGCCCGACGACCCTCCGCCCGTTCGGGCTCATGTGGGCGGGGCCGACGACGGAGGGGCAGACGATCGAGCTGAGGATCGGCTTCTCGCTGCGCGGCGTCGAGCAGGCGGCGCGCAATCTGCGGGCCGACTGCCCGGCGGGCACGGGCTTCGACGGGCGGCGCGCGGCGAGCGAGCTGGCCTGGGCCGAGCATCTCGGCGCCGTCCGTCTCGGGGACGGGCCGGAGGAGCCGACGCCGGCGGAGGCCGACGGGCGGCGCACGGTGTTCGGCACCGCCCTCTACCACTCGCTCGTCAAGCCGTCGCTCGCGGTCGACGAGAGCCCGTTCTGGCCGTCGAAGGGCCCCTTCGTCTTCGACCTGTGCACGATGTGGGACATCTACCGCACCCAGCTGCCGCTCCTCACCCTCCTGCGGCCCGATCGCGCGGTCGAGCTCGGCAACGCCCTCATCACCATCTGCGAGGAGGAGGGGAACTTCCCCATCGGCTACCGGATGGCGAAGGGGTCGGATCGCTTCTCCCGTCAGGCGAGCGCGCTCGCGCACACCTTCCTGGCCGACCTCTGCCAGGCCGGGTTCGACGGCATCGACTGGGAGTGGGCGCTCGTGCACATGCTCTCCGACCTGCGGCGCACCTACGGCGAGGACTTCCTCGCCCACGGCCGGACCGAGCCGGTGACGCACACGCTCGACATCGCGTTCGGATACTGGTGCACGGCGCAGGTGGCCGCGTCCGTGGGGGACGGCAAGGTGCGCGACGAGTGCCTCGCCCTCGCCGGGCGGTGGCCGGGCGCCTTCGACCGCGAGACGGGCCTGCTGCGCGACTCCACCTTCTACGAGGGGACGAAGCACAACTACTCCTACCGGCTCCTGCACGACATGGCGGGCCGGATCGCGCTCGCCGGGGGAGACGACGCCTTCGCGGGTCTGCTCGACGGCTTCTTCGGCTTCGGCGCCGCGCCGGTCCGGCAGCCGGGCGTGCGGCCCGGCGACGTCGAGATGGAGGGCGGCTACGCCCTCGGCCGCTTCGAGGGGCTCAACAACGAGCCCGACATGGACGCGCCCTGGGCGTACACGTACGCGGGGAGGCCCGACCGCACGGCCGAGGTCGTGCACGCCGTGCTCCACCAGATGTTCGGCACGGGGCCCGGCGGGCTGCCGGGCAACGACGACTCCGGCGGGCTCTCGTCGTGGGTCGTGTGGGCGTCGCTGGGGATGTTCCCCGTGGCGGGGCAGGATCTCGTCCTGCTGAACGCCCCCGCGTGGCCCGAGGCGCGCGTCGCGACGGGCGGCGACCGCGAGATCGTCGTGCAGACGAGCGGGTTCCGCCGTGTCGGGCGCGACACCGCTCCGCAGTACGTCCGGTCGATGCGGTGGAACGGCGCGCAGCGCGACGCCGCCTGGCTGTCGGGCGCTCAGCTGCGCGAGGGCGGCGTCCTGGAGGTCGAGCTGGCCGACGAGCCCGGCGACTGGGCGCGCGACCAGCGTCCGCCCTCCCATCCGCACGAGGCCGTCCCGAGCTCCCGCTCGCTCGAGTGA
- a CDS encoding ribonuclease H family protein, with translation MTITAAADGSALGNPGPMGWAWYIDDDRWAAGGSPHGTNNQGELQAVLELLRATAGIDDDLVVECDSRYVIDAVTKWMPGWKRKGWRKADGKPVMNRELLQGIDDALHGRTVSFSWIKGHSGHPLNEAADRRANGAAQAFQRGDEPQRGPGLGGAGLDEADPAGGPTDAPVRGTSAPTQETSENTARAASRSAAIALWEAGEELALFAEPEVPVELRLSLTPDEHARLRARAAAEGVSAEEALRRLI, from the coding sequence ATGACGATCACCGCCGCGGCAGACGGCTCCGCCCTCGGCAACCCCGGGCCCATGGGCTGGGCCTGGTACATCGATGACGACCGCTGGGCGGCGGGCGGGTCGCCGCACGGCACGAACAACCAGGGCGAGCTGCAGGCCGTGCTGGAGCTGCTGCGCGCGACGGCGGGGATCGACGATGACCTCGTCGTCGAATGCGACAGCCGCTACGTCATCGACGCGGTCACGAAGTGGATGCCGGGGTGGAAGCGAAAAGGATGGCGGAAGGCCGACGGCAAGCCTGTGATGAACCGCGAGCTGCTGCAGGGCATCGACGACGCCCTGCACGGGCGGACCGTCTCCTTCTCGTGGATCAAGGGCCACTCCGGGCACCCCCTCAACGAGGCCGCCGACCGGCGCGCGAACGGCGCCGCGCAGGCCTTCCAGCGCGGCGACGAGCCGCAACGCGGGCCCGGGCTCGGCGGGGCGGGACTCGATGAGGCCGATCCGGCCGGCGGGCCCACCGACGCGCCCGTACGGGGCACGTCCGCGCCGACCCAGGAGACGTCGGAGAACACCGCACGGGCCGCATCGCGGTCCGCCGCGATCGCGTTGTGGGAGGCCGGCGAGGAGCTCGCGCTCTTCGCCGAGCCGGAGGTCCCCGTCGAGCTGCGGCTTTCGCTCACTCCCGACGAGCACGCCCGGCTGCGCGCGCGGGCCGCGGCGGAGGGCGTGAGCGCCGAAGAGGCGCTGCGCCGGCTCATCTGA